A genomic window from Populus alba chromosome 19, ASM523922v2, whole genome shotgun sequence includes:
- the LOC140955143 gene encoding uncharacterized protein: MSDHFEESASTAHKDSSNITTLNLSDDSSSFYYLHPSDNPGALLVSEIFTGENYIAWSKSMTIALTVKNKIAFIDGSLVQPNTTNQSLRMAWLRSNNLVLSWLMNSISKEIRSSLFYFTTAFDIWEEIRTRYLRMNSRPIPSCKCGHLDSCSCNIFKHLTARQQFDFVMKFLVGLHDSYSSVKSQLLLQTPLPSMGKVFSLLLQEESQRSLTNAAGIPIDCQAMIAEHYHNQNSKSGSNYTTRFAKYKGKTEATCTHCGYPGHIIDKCFQLIGYPPGWKGPRGKRLATMSHTSKNFQRFPTTHHTTALQPHLDTPNIVFSQEQMQNLLTLANSISSSKLNNTATEVSTSGISFSCHTTSSPHNSFSWILDTGATYHMICSPLLFESIILPKTQNNVHLPNGQHVPILFTGTVRFSPDIILYNALYVPAFNINLISVSRLTAANTVGLFFLHTKCILQDLSKWKMIGLAEAESSLYKLHKPPAPNATKSPPITNIKSCAVATNIWHLRLGHIPSSKIAFLNKTDPSATISNNSFCDICPLAKQKLFHESNFPSIPNQVHTPLVFPDYPQHFDPFPCKPSNTTLHDSVVPTTIPIQPSVPHISTLPPPLTQLRKSERTKHPPTYLTQYYCGHMAQIASATLDSSPCFLPGKPYSILPYLSTTHLSLPHCAFTSSVSSIYEPKTYKQASSIPHWQHAMTNEITALEKNQTWDLVILPPNKTVIGCKWVYKVKFQADGQVERYKARLVAKGYTQQEGIDFFDTFSPVAKITTVRVLLTIAAANNWHLHQLDVDNAFLHGDLHEEVYMQLPPGYSNHNDPRVCKLKKSIYGLKQASRQWFSKLSASLLQFGFLQANSDSSLFIKQSKTTLIAILIYVDDVLIASNDLTALTIVKNYLRRIFPIKDLGHLKYFLGIEVARSTKGIVLCQRKYALDILMDSGFSGAKPVTFPMESTLKLSTHDTSPPLPNPASYRRLIGRLLYLTLTRPDLSYAIQTLSQFMSNLTPSICKQQRESFAYSDNDWGGYIDTRRSVTGYLVFLGDSLISWKSKKQPTVSRSSAEAEYRALATTSCELQWLSYLLADFHIPHSQPALLYTDSKPASEIAYNPVHHERTKHIQIDCHLVREKLQARLLTIIHIPSKFQLADALTKPLGSHMLNPLLDKMGMINIHSHLAGGYWNIAHAPTEAKAANNSSILAEQATPAADSPTPEDSQRLAIIS; encoded by the exons TATCATGGCTGATGAATTCAATTTCCAAAGAAATTCGCAGCAGCCTTTTTTACTTCACAACAGCTTTTGATATCTGGGAAGAAATACGAACTAGATATCTTAGAA TGAATTCAAGGCCAATCCCAAGCTGCAAATGTGGACATCTTGATTCCTGCTCAtgcaatatttttaaacatctaACTGCTCGACAACAATTCGACTTTGTCATGAAATTTCTGGTTGGCCTTCATGATTCTTACTCATCGGTTAAAAGCCAACTATTGCTGCAAACTCCTTTGCCATCTATGGGCAAAGTCTTCTCCCTGCTTCTTCAAGAAGAGAGTCAGAGATCCCTAACAAATGCAGCAGGCATTCCAATTGATTGCCAAGCAATGATTGCTGAACACTACCACAATCAAAATTCCAAATCAGGTTCCAACTATACTACACGATTTGCTAAATACAAAGGTAAAACTGAGGCAACCTGCACCCACTGTGGATATCCTGGACATATTATTGATAAATGTTTCCAACTCATTGGATACCCTCCTGGGTGGAAGGGACCAAGAGGAAAAAGATTAGCTACCATGTCACATACCAGCAAGAACTTTCAACGATTTCCTACTACACATCATACTACTGCCTTGCAACCACATCTTGATACCCCTAACATTGTTTTCTCTCAAGAACAGATGCAGAATCTACTCACTCTAGCAAATAGCATTTCCAGCTCAAAACTAAATAACACTGCTACAGAAGTATCTACATCAGGTATATCTTTTTCATGTCATACAACATCTTCACCTCATAACAGTTTTTCTTGGATTCTTGATACTGGAGCCACATATCACATGATCTGTAGTCCTCTTCTTTTTGAATCCATCATTCTTCCTAAAACTCAGAATAACGTTCATCTGCCAAATGGTCAACATGTACCAATTCTCTTCACTGGAACAGTTAGATTTTCCCCTGACATCATTTTATACAATGCACTCTATGTTCCAGCCTTTAATATCAATCTTATTTCTGTTTCTAGACTAACTGCTGCTAACACtgttggtttattttttcttcacacCAAATGTATTCTACAGGACCTAAGCAAATGGAAGATGATTGGTCTTGCTGAAGCTGAATCTAGTCTATACAAACTTCACAAACCTCCTGCTCCAAATGCTACAAAATCACCTCCTATAACAAACATCAAATCCTGTGCTGTTGCCACAAATATCTGGCATTTACGTTTAGGCCACATACCTTCCTCCAAAATCGCCTTTTTGAACAAAACTGATCCTTCAGCCACTATCAGCAACAATAGCTTTTGTGATATTTGCCCCTTAGCTAAACAAAAac TTTTTCATGAATCCAACTTTCCATCTATTCCAAATCAGGTTCATACACCTCTTGTATTCCCTGACTATCCTCAACACTTTGACCCTTTTCCTTGTAAACCATCAAACACAACTCTACATGATTCTGTTGTTCCTACAACAATTCCTATCCAACCTTCTGTTCCTCACATTTCTACCCTGCCTCCTCCTCTTACTCAACTTAGAAAATCTGAAAGAACTAAACATCCACCTACTTACTTAACACAGTATTATTGTGGACATATGGCTCAGATTGCTTCAGCAACACTAGACTCTTCCCCTTGCTTCCTGCCTGGTAAGCCCTACTCCATCCTCCCTTACTTATCTACAACTCATTTATCTTTACCCCACTGTGCTTTCACTTCTTCTGTTTCATCTATTTATGAACCGAAAACTTACAAACAAGCTAGCTCTATCCCTCATTGGCAGCATGCTATGACAAATGAAATAACAGCCCTTGAGAAAAACCAAACTTGGGACTTAGTCATTCTGCCCCCTAATAAAACTGTCATTGGATGTAAATGGGTCTACAAAGTTAAATTTCAGGCTGATGGACAGGTTGAGAGATATAAAGCACGATTGGTCGCAAAAGGATACACACAACAAGagggaattgatttttttgacacCTTCTCTCCTGTTGCAAAAATCACTACAGTACGTGTTCTTCTCACCATTGCTGCAGCCAACAATTGGCATTTACATCAACTTGATGTAGACAATGCCTTCCTACATGGGGACTTACATGAAGAAGTATATATGCAATTACCACCTGGCTACTCCAATCACAATGACCCTCGAGTATGCAAACTCAAAAAGAGTATCTATGGCCTTAAACAGGCTTCAAGACAATGGTTTTCCAAACTCTCTGCATCACTTCTTCAATTTGGTTTTCTACAAGCCAATTCAGATTCCAGCCTCTTCATCAAGCAATCTAAAACCACCCTCATTGCCATTTTAATCTATGTTGATGATGTTCTCATCGCATCAAATGATCTTACAGCACTGACTATAGTCAAAAACTATCTTCGCAGAATTTTCCCCATCAAAGATTTGGGACACCTCAAATACTTTCTCGGCATTGAGGTAGCTCGATCTACCAAAGGCATTGTTCTTTGCCAAAGAAAATATGCCTTGGACATCCTCATGGACAGTGGTTTTTCTGGTGCTAAACCTGTCACTTTTCCAATGGAATCCACACTCAAACTCAGCACACATGATACTAGCCCTCCCTTGCCTAATCCTGCATCTTATCGTAGACTTATTGGTAGGCTTCTCTACCTTACACTCACAAGACCTGACTTATCCTATGCCATCCAAACTCTTAGCCAATTCATGTCAAATCTCACACCTTCCATATGCAAGCAGCAGAGAGAGTCCTTCG CTTATTCTGACAATGATTGGGGAGGTTACATTGACACTCGTCGAAGTGTTACTGGCTATCTAGTTTTCCTTGGCGATTCCTTAATCTCCtggaaatcaaagaaacaaccTACTGTAAGTAGGTCCTCTGCAGAAGCAGAATATCGGGCATTGGCAACAACTTCCTGTGAACTACAATGGCTTTCTTATTTACTGGCTGATTTCCACATCCCTCACTCTCAACCTGCCTTACTCTACACTGACAGCAAACCAGCCTCCGAAATAGCTTACAACCCTGTTCATCATGAACGCACCAAACATATCCAAATTGACTGTCATCTTGTTCGTGAAAAATTGCAAGCAAGACTCCTTACCATCATTCACATTCCTTCCAAGTTTCAATTAGCTGATGCCCTCACTAAACCACTTGGTTCTCATATGCTTAATCCTCTACTTGACAAGATGGGAATGATAAATATCCATTCTCATCTTGCGGGGGGATATTGGAACATAGCACATGCTCCCACAGAAGCTAAAGCTGCAAACAATTCTTCAATACTTGCAGAACAAGCCACCCCTGCAGCCGACTCTCCTACACCAGAAGACTCACAAAGACTGGCCATAATATCATAA